The Geothrix sp. DNA segment GGCTGTCGTGCAATGGTGGGGCCAGCGGCTTGAGGGCGGGCGGAACTGACTCAGAGTGCCGGGTCCATCCAGGGCAGCACGTCGCTGGGGCGGCCGGGCACATTGCCCACGCGGACAGCGACCACCACGATCCAGCCCTGGGGCCGCTGCAGGGACTTCAGATCCATAAGGAGGGCCGAGCCGGGCCCCGGCAGGTCCGGGCGCCGCCGCTCCAGGACCACCTCCCCGCGGCTGAAGACATCCTCCGGCGTGGGCTTGGTGAGCCCGAGGGGCAGGTAGAGCACCCGCACCACCTCCACGCCCACGAGGGGGCCGCCCTTCACGTCGGTCGAGGGCAGGATCAGCCTGACCTGGCGGAGCCCCTCAAGGCGCACCTCCATGGCCTGGGCCGCCGCGCGGGGCCTGGGGATGGGGTCACCTTTGCGGCCGCACCCGATTATCAGGACGCAAAGGGTGATGGAGAGGAGTGGGTTTGCTAGTCTGAAAGAAATCATCGCCATCCATCATGCCCGAATCCGAGGCCCTCCCATGTCTGTGACCAAGATCCTGATTGCGAACCGCGGCGAAATAGCGATCCGCGTGATCCGTACCTGCCGCGAGATGCGAGGTCCCCTCCGCGATCCCGCAAAGCGGGGAGCGGGAGCGAAGCGATCGGGGACCGGTATCTCGCCATGGGCGTGACCGGGGCGCCAGTCCAGAAGGAATCTTAAGGAAGGATGACCAGATGTCTGTGACCAAGATCCTGATTGCGAACCGCGGCGAAATAGCGATCCGCTTGATCCGTACCTGCCGCGAGATGCGAGGTCCCCTCCGCGATCCCGCAAAGCGGGGAGCGGGAGCGAAGCGATCGGGGACCGGTATCTCGCCACGGGCGTGACCGGGGCGCCAGTCCAGAAGGAATCTTAAGGAAGGATGACCAAGATGCCTGTGACCAAGATCCTGATTGCGAACCGCGGCGAAATAGCGATCCGCGTGATCCGTACTTGCCGCGAGATGCGAGGTCCCCTCCGCGATCCCGCAAAGCGGGGAGCGGGAGCGAAGCGATCGGGGACCGGTATCTCGCCACGGGCGTGACCGGGGCGCCAGTCCAGAAGGAATCTTAAGGAAGGATGACCAAGATGCCTGTGACCAAGATCCTGATTGCGAACCGCGGCGAAATAGCGATCCGCGTGATCCGTACCTGCCGCGAGATGGGCATCCCCACCGTGGCGGTGTACTCGGAGGCAGACCGCGCCGCCCTGCACGTGCGCATGGCGGACGAGGCCTACTTCATCGGGCCCGCCGCCGCCCGGGAGAGCTACCTGGTGGTGGAGAAGATCCTCGACGTCTGCAGGCGCAGCGGTGCCGACGCCGTCCACCCGGGTTACGGCTTCCTTTCCGAGAATGCCGGTGCGGCGCGGGCCTTCGCGGCCGCGGGCATCACCTTCATCGGGCCCCGGCCCGAATCCATCGAGAGCATGGGCTCCAAGACCGCGGCCAGGGTCGTGGCCCTCCAGGCAGGATGTCCCGTGGTGCCGGGCATCCAGGAGACCATGGCCGACGAGGCCCTGCTGGCCGCCTCCCAGAAGATCGGCTTCCCCGTGATGCTCAAGGCCGCCATGGGCGGTGGCGGCAAGGGCATGCGGCTCGTGCACAAGGCCGATGAATTCACCGCCTCCCTGGCCCGAGCCCGCGGCGAAGCGCTCTCCTCCTTCGGCGATGACAGCGTCTACGTGGAGAAGGCCATCGTCCAGCCCCGCCACATCGAGATCCAGATCTTCGGAGACACCCACGGCAACCGCGTCTATCTGCACGAACGGGAATGCTCGGTGCAGCGGCGCCACCAGAAGGTGATCGAGGAGGCGCCGAGTCCGCACGTGACGCCAGAGATGCGCAAGGCCATGGGCGAGGCGGCCCTGAAGGTGGCCAAGGCCGTGGATTACGTCGGCGCGGGCACCGTCGAGTTCCTGGCGGACGCCGACCGCAACTTCTATTTCCTGGAGCTGAACACCCGCTTGCAGGTGGAGCACCCCGTCACGGAGTGGATCACGGGGCTGGATCTTGTGAAGTGGCAGATCCTGGTGGCCCGGGGCGAGAAGCTGCCCATGGCGCAGGAGGAGATCCCCCTCAACGGCTGGGCCATGGAGTGCCGGGTCTATGCGGAGGATCCCGACAAGAACTTCATGCCGAGCCCGGGGCGCATCACCTACCTGCGCACGCCCAGCGGACGCAACGTGCGCGACGACAGCGGCGTCTACGAAGGAGCCGAGGTGCCGATGTTCTACGACCCCATGATCAGCAAGCTGAGCACCTGGGGGCCCACGCGCCTGGAAGCCATCGAGCGCATGCGCGCGGCACTGGGTGAGTACCGCATCGGGGGCATCCGCCACAACATCGCCTTCCACGAGGCGCTCATGGAGCACGAGCCCTTCCGCTCCGGCGCGCTGCACACGGGCATGCTCGACAAGCCATTCTGGAAGCGGAAGGAGCAGGGGCCCGATCTCAAATTCGCGGTGGCCGCAGCCCTGCTGCACGAGCTCGAAACAGAACAGCGCCGTGCCGTGCAACCTGCGTCGGGTGGTGAAGGCAGGCCCGATGCCTGGAAACACTGGGGCCGGTTCAACCGGTTATAGCTGAGGAGAAGCAGATGAAACGTTCACTAATCCTCGGCAAAGACACGCAGGATGTGGAACTCACCCACCAGGACGGCATGACCACACTGGTCTGGGAAGGGGAGGGCCACCCCATCGACATTCTCGAACTGGAGCCCGGCTGCTATTCGATCCTCATGGATGGCCGTTCCGTGGAGGTCCGCCTGGACCAGGCCAAGTCCCCCGATCCCGAAGCCCACGCCTACCGCGCCATGCTCTACGACGGAGCCTACGAGTTCTCCCTGGTGGATCCCCGCCGCACCCTGCTGTCCGGCACCGGTGGAGCAGGCGCCGGAGGCGGGCTGCTGGCCTCCCCCATGCCCGGCAAGATCGTGAAGCTGCTCGTGAAAGCCGGGGACCAGGTCCAGGAAGGACAAACCCTCCTCGTCATGGAGGCGATGAAGATGCAGAACGAGCTGAAGACCAGCACCACCGGAACCGTCGCGACCGTGCATGTCCAGGAGGGCGCCACCGTGGAAACTGGAGCGGCTCTTATTACCGTGGTGGCGCCCGAAGTCTGAGCGGGAGGCCTTGCGTATCGGCGCAGGTGATACCAAGAGGATGCAGAACGAGCTGAAGACCAGCACCGGGAAGCTAGGTCGATCACGCACGGGAATTCAAGTGATTAGGGGAATTCTCCAATTTTCAGTCAGACTACCGATGAGGATTGGGTGCGGAATTGCGCGGGACAGGAGTCCCGCCTTTGCGGGAGGCAGCCATGAGGAATCTTTTCTTTCTGGTACTGGCAGGAGCGACTCTGGTGGTCCAGGCACAGGAGGGCCAATCCTGGGTCACTGGCCACCTTGGCCAGACTCGATTCGGGAACGGGTCGATCCTCAAGGACCAGGTGCACCTCGGGGCCGGGGTCGGGCACTGGTACACGGACCTCTTCGGTCTGGATCTCCGCGTGCTGCGCACGGACATCCAGCCCAAGAATGCCCCGGGGTCTTCCAAGAGCCAGGAGGTTCACCTGATGGCCTCTGGGCTCATCAACCTCTATCCAGGTGCCAGCAACTGGTACCCCTATCTGTCCGCGGGGCTGGGAGCGACGAACGTCGGGTCCCCCTACTCCGGGAAAAGTGATGGCACCACCCTGATCAATTACCACGGCGGCATCGGAATCATGGGGAAGTTGACGGATGGTTTGATGCTTGATCTCAGTGCCAAGGGGATCCGGGTCGGTCCGCACTGGGATGCCAGGACTGAATACCTGGCCACGCTGGGCCTGGGCTACACCTGGGGTGGCAGGAAGGCCGCGCCAGTGCCGGCTCCCGCTCCTGCACCCGAACCCATGCCGGAACCCAAGCCTGAGCCCGTGGCGCCGCCCCCACCGCCTCCTCCGCCCCCGGCCCCCGAACCGCCGAAGGAGGTCGTCAAGCCCGTGCCGCCTCCGCCACCCCCGCCTCCACCGGCCAAGATCGTGCTGGACGAGGCCGTGCTGCACTTTGCCAACGGCAAGGCCGAGCTGGGTCCGGATGCCAAGGCCGCCATCCAGAAGGTGGCGGATGGTCTCAAGGCCTACCCGGGCGACTACTCCCTGGTGGTGAGCGGGCACACGTCCTCCATCGGCGGCAAGGCCCTGAACAAGTCCCTCTCCAAGCTGCGGGCCGATGCGGTGGCCAACATCCTGATCGAATCCGGCGTGGTCGCCTCCCGGGTGTCCACCGTGGGCGTTGGTCCCGACAAGCCCATTGCCGACAACAAGACCAAGGAAGGCCAGGCCAAGAACCGGCGCGTGGAGATCGACGTCAAGGTCAAGGATGGCAAGACGGAAGTCCGCAAGACCGAAACCGGCGTGGTGGAGGCGACCTTGCCCGCCCCCACGCCCCGGAAACCCATCAAGAAGGCCGGGAAATAGGAAGGTCGGATGCTTTGAAGGGGGGCAGGGATCTCCTGGCCCCCCTGATTCGTCTTGGTCTCTCCCGGAGGCCACTCCAACCTGACGGGCTTTTGTAAGATCCCAAAGACGCCGACTAGCCCAGGTTCAAAACCTGCTGGTGGTACCAGGCATGAACCGGCAGTCGATTGTCATGACGGTTGAAAAAATGCCAATGGTTTTCAGGTGCATCAGGGGTTTTGGAAGAAGTCCTGGAAGGTAAAGTGCGTGTTTCCATTTGAACCAGCCCGACTGCGAGGCTAGTGTGTGATGGAGGTCACACCTCGCCATTGGAGGACTAGATGAAAAAAACCTTGCTGTTCCTGCTCGCCGGGACTGCCTTGACACTTTCCGCCCAGCAGGGGACCGCCTGGGTCGCTGGCTACCTGGGGCAGACTTCTTTCGATTCTGATGCCAAGTGGAATGGGTACAAGTTCAAGGATCAATTTCACTATGGTCTTGGCGTGGGGCACTGGTACACCAATCGTTGGGGCCTGGATGTCCGCGCCTTGAAGAACGACCTCGAGAGCAAAGGGCCCTCCGCCCCCAAAGGGGATGAAGCTCACCTGCTTGTCTCGGGGCTTTACAACCTGCGTCCCGGAGCCGAGGACTGGTATCCCTATCTCGCTGCAGGCGTGGGCGGTTCGACGGTGAGCAGCGGCTACTCGCCCAGCGGGCAGCTCACCACCCGATTCAATTACCACGCCGGGGTGGGTCTCATGACCCGGCCTGCGGAGAGTTTCCTGCTGGATCTGAGTGCCAAAGCCGTCCGGGTGGAACTGCCCAAATCCAGGACGGAGTACCTGGCCACGCTGGGCCTGGGCTACACCTGGGGTGGCAGGAAGGCCGCGCCAGTGCCGGCTCCCGCTCCTGCACCCGAACCCATGCCGGAACCCAAGCCTGAGCCCGTGGCGCCGCCCCCACCGCCTCCTCCGCCCCCGGCCCCCGAACCGCCGAAGGAGGTCGCCAAGCCCGTGCCGCCTCCGCCACCCCCGCCTCCACCGGCCAAGATCGTGCTGGACGAGGCCGTGCTGCACTTCGCCAACGGCAAGGCCGAGCTGGGTCCGGATGCCAAGGCCGCCATCCAGAAGGTGGCGGATGGTCTCAAGGCCTACCCGGGCGACTACTCCCTGGTGGTGAGCGGGCACACGTCCTCCATCGGCGGCAAGGCCCTGAACAAGTCCCTCTCCAAGCTGCGGGCCGATGCGGTGGCCAACATCCTGATTGAATCGGGGGTGGTCGCCTCCCGGGTGTCCACCGTGGGCGTTGGTCCCGACAAGCCCATTGCCGACAACAAGACCAAGGAAGGCCAGGCCAAGAACCGGCGCGTGGAGATCGACGTCAAGGTCAAGGACGGCAAGACGGAAGTCCGCAAGACCGAAACCGGCGTGGTGGAGGCGACCCCTCCCGCTGCGACGTCCAAGAAAACCGCGAAGAAGGCCACCAAGTAGGTTGGATGACCCAGCGGCGGGGGTTCCGGCCCCCGCCGTCCTTTCCGGAGGGACGCCATGTCCATGAAAGACGAATTCAAGGCCTTCATCATGAAGGGCAACGTCATCGATCTGGCCGTGGCCGTGGTCGTGGGCGGCGCCTTCGGCAAGATCGTCACTGCCTTCGTGGATGGCATGGTCATGCCTCTGGTGACCTACGTGCTGCCCGCGAACATCAAATGGGAAGAGTGGGTCTTCGGCAAGTTCCGCATCGGTGCCGTCCTGGGTGCAACGATCAACTTCCTGATCATCGCCCTGGTGATCTTCCTGGTGCTGATCAAGCTCCTGGGCCGCTTCATCAAGAAGGAAGAAGCCCCGGCAGCCGCGCCGGACACCAAGGAATGCCCAGCCTGTCTGGAGCAGGTGCCCCTCAAGGCCACCCGC contains these protein-coding regions:
- a CDS encoding biotin/lipoyl-containing protein, with translation MKRSLILGKDTQDVELTHQDGMTTLVWEGEGHPIDILELEPGCYSILMDGRSVEVRLDQAKSPDPEAHAYRAMLYDGAYEFSLVDPRRTLLSGTGGAGAGGGLLASPMPGKIVKLLVKAGDQVQEGQTLLVMEAMKMQNELKTSTTGTVATVHVQEGATVETGAALITVVAPEV
- a CDS encoding OmpA family protein, translated to MKKTLLFLLAGTALTLSAQQGTAWVAGYLGQTSFDSDAKWNGYKFKDQFHYGLGVGHWYTNRWGLDVRALKNDLESKGPSAPKGDEAHLLVSGLYNLRPGAEDWYPYLAAGVGGSTVSSGYSPSGQLTTRFNYHAGVGLMTRPAESFLLDLSAKAVRVELPKSRTEYLATLGLGYTWGGRKAAPVPAPAPAPEPMPEPKPEPVAPPPPPPPPPAPEPPKEVAKPVPPPPPPPPPAKIVLDEAVLHFANGKAELGPDAKAAIQKVADGLKAYPGDYSLVVSGHTSSIGGKALNKSLSKLRADAVANILIESGVVASRVSTVGVGPDKPIADNKTKEGQAKNRRVEIDVKVKDGKTEVRKTETGVVEATPPAATSKKTAKKATK
- the mscL gene encoding large conductance mechanosensitive channel protein MscL, whose translation is MSMKDEFKAFIMKGNVIDLAVAVVVGGAFGKIVTAFVDGMVMPLVTYVLPANIKWEEWVFGKFRIGAVLGATINFLIIALVIFLVLIKLLGRFIKKEEAPAAAPDTKECPACLEQVPLKATRCKHCTSQL
- a CDS encoding biotin carboxylase N-terminal domain-containing protein; translation: MSVTKILIANRGEIAIRLIRTCREMRGPLRDPAKRGAGAKRSGTGISPRA
- a CDS encoding biotin carboxylase N-terminal domain-containing protein, encoding MSVTKILIANRGEIAIRVIRTCREMRGPLRDPAKRGAGAKRSGTGISPWA
- a CDS encoding OmpA family protein, yielding MRNLFFLVLAGATLVVQAQEGQSWVTGHLGQTRFGNGSILKDQVHLGAGVGHWYTDLFGLDLRVLRTDIQPKNAPGSSKSQEVHLMASGLINLYPGASNWYPYLSAGLGATNVGSPYSGKSDGTTLINYHGGIGIMGKLTDGLMLDLSAKGIRVGPHWDARTEYLATLGLGYTWGGRKAAPVPAPAPAPEPMPEPKPEPVAPPPPPPPPPAPEPPKEVVKPVPPPPPPPPPAKIVLDEAVLHFANGKAELGPDAKAAIQKVADGLKAYPGDYSLVVSGHTSSIGGKALNKSLSKLRADAVANILIESGVVASRVSTVGVGPDKPIADNKTKEGQAKNRRVEIDVKVKDGKTEVRKTETGVVEATLPAPTPRKPIKKAGK
- a CDS encoding acetyl-CoA carboxylase biotin carboxylase subunit, giving the protein MPVTKILIANRGEIAIRVIRTCREMGIPTVAVYSEADRAALHVRMADEAYFIGPAAARESYLVVEKILDVCRRSGADAVHPGYGFLSENAGAARAFAAAGITFIGPRPESIESMGSKTAARVVALQAGCPVVPGIQETMADEALLAASQKIGFPVMLKAAMGGGGKGMRLVHKADEFTASLARARGEALSSFGDDSVYVEKAIVQPRHIEIQIFGDTHGNRVYLHERECSVQRRHQKVIEEAPSPHVTPEMRKAMGEAALKVAKAVDYVGAGTVEFLADADRNFYFLELNTRLQVEHPVTEWITGLDLVKWQILVARGEKLPMAQEEIPLNGWAMECRVYAEDPDKNFMPSPGRITYLRTPSGRNVRDDSGVYEGAEVPMFYDPMISKLSTWGPTRLEAIERMRAALGEYRIGGIRHNIAFHEALMEHEPFRSGALHTGMLDKPFWKRKEQGPDLKFAVAAALLHELETEQRRAVQPASGGEGRPDAWKHWGRFNRL
- a CDS encoding biotin carboxylase N-terminal domain-containing protein; amino-acid sequence: MPVTKILIANRGEIAIRVIRTCREMRGPLRDPAKRGAGAKRSGTGISPRA